CAGATTTATCACCGTTGATAGTGATATGCTCTTTTTTTGCAGCTAATGTTTTATCCAGTTCCGTAGCTGTACTTTCTAGAGTAGCATTCGTTGAAAAACGACGAGCTGTTTCTTTTACCACAGCAAATGCTTCGGGTAAAATTTCTTTTAATATTTCTTCGATCTGTTTATCACGATCCTTCTTCAGCTCATCTACCTCACGATACAATGCATCTTTTCCGGTAATATCATCTACAGACAAAGCTTCTGCTTCTTGTTTTTTGTTATCGATCTGCGCATCAATTTCAGCCAAATGCTCTTTAATGCGTTGGCGGAATTCAACAGTTTTATTTCTTAATTCATCATTGGAAAGAGATTGATAAGAAGCAAAAAATTGATTTATTTTTTCAACCTGCGGAGAAATTAGCTTGACGTCTTTTTCACTTTTATTGCCGCCAAAAATTTTTGATAAAAAACCTATCATATAATTGGGTATATCTTTAAAATTATAATTGTTGTCAAATTTGATGCTTAAAACCGGTTAAAGCCAAATTGACAGGCGGCAAAGGTAACGATTTTGAGAGTTTAACGACAGATAAACAGTACGGTTTAACAGGTTGTTGTTTTTAGCTGTAATAACAGCATGATTTTCTTCCCATAATTTTATTTTCTATTCAAAAATTAGGTAAGATTTTAAAAATCTTTGTTCAATATTTTCTACTTAATTTAGAATAACGATTGTATAATTAATAATTGCACATTCCCGATAAACCACATCTTGTCATAATAAACTTATAGAATGAAAATAGCATTTCACGGCGCAGCACGTACCGTAACAGGAAGCAAACACCTATTAACTTTGAAGAATGGACGCAAAATTTTATTGGATTGCGGAATGTACCAGGGACTTGGAGAAGAAACTGATATTTTAAACAGGGATTGGGGTTTTGATCCTTTGGAAATTAATTATCTTATTTTATCGCATGCCCACGTGGATCATTGCGGATTAATTCCCAAGCTGGTTAAAGAAGGATATCGGGGAAAGATATTTGCAACACCTGCAACAGCAGATCTGGCGGGTATTTTGATGGAAGATTCTGCCGATATACAAGAGAGCGGGTTGGAATTTGCCAACAAACAAAGAGCCAAGCAAGGCTTGCCTTATTTAGAGCCATTATATACGCTTGAAGATGCTAAAATGGCAAGAGACCTTTTTGTGAATGTGGATTATGATACCTGGTATAAGATTGAAGACGGCATTGAATTTTGTTATACAGATGCCGGGCATATTATCGGCAGTGCTGTTGTTAATTTAAAGATCACAGAAAATGGTAGTACCAAACGATTGACCTTTAGCGGTGACGTAGGACGCTACAGAGATGTTATTTTAAAATCGCCGAAGGTTTTTCCGCAGGCAGATTATATAATTATTGAATCCACTTATGGTAATAGCCTGCATGATGATGCAAATCCTACGCCTGACAGCCTTTTGCAATGGATAGAAAAAACCTGCCTGCAGAAAAAAGGCAAACTGATCATTCCTGCATTTAGCGTTGGTAGAACACAGGAACTGTTATATGCACTAAATCAACTGGAAATGGAAAACCGGTTGCCCAACCTTGACTATTTTGTAGATAGTCCTTTAAGTATGAAAGCCACTGCGATCGTAAAAAATTATCCGCAATACTTTAATGCTAAAATTCAAAAAGTATTACAAACCGACGATGATCCTTTTGATTTTAAACGCTTACGTTTTATTAAAAGCGTGGATGAATCCAAGGCTTTGAATTTTCATAAAGAACCATGTGTTATTATTTCAGCAAGTGGAATGGCAGAGGCAGGAAGAGTAAAGCACCATATCAGTAATAATATAGAAAACAGCCGCAATACTATTTTGCTTTGTGGTTATTGTGAGCCTCATTCCTTAGGTGGAAGGTTAAAGCTGCATCCAAAGGAAGTAAGCATCTTTGGGCAGGAGCACGAAGTAAATGCGGAGATAGGAGAGATAAGAAGTTTAAGTGCTCATGGAGATTACAATGACCTTAGCCAATTTTTGGCATGTCAAAATCCTGCAGAGGTAAAAAAACTTTTCCTGGTGCATGGAGAATATCCTGTACAACTGGAGTTTAAAAACCGGCTGGTTAAAAAAGGATTTACAGATGTGGAAATTCCTGAAAGACACTATGAGATTGGGTTGACATAAGTCTTTAAAATAAATTCGGGTAATCAGTTATAATACCATCTACGCCTAAATTTTTTAAGCGTTTTATTTCGTTCTTATCATTTACAGTCCAGGGAATTACTTTGATATTTTGCTGATGACATTGTTGTAGTAAATTCTCATTTACCAAGGAATAATCTGGGCTATAGATAGTGGGATTAAAACCTAACTGTTTCAATTGTTCATTTAAACTTCTTTTATCATAATCTTCAACAAGCAATGCTGTTTTTATTTTGGGATATTGTTGATGAATAAGTTGTATGGTTCTTGGATCGAAAGATTGAATGATCACATAGGGTTCGATTTTTTCAGCAATGATAACATTCATTAGTAAACGTACAAACACATCAGGTTTTGGATGGTAAATATTATCTGTCTCAGGTAAGCATTTTGTTTCAATATTTAAAAAAGGCAGCGCCCTATCATGCAATTGGCAATAGCGCTTTACACTATCAATCAACTCACCTAATAAAGGTTTATAAGCAGCTATCTTTTGTTGTTGCAAAAAACGGGGATGGGGTTTTAAACCCACATCAAATTTTTTTATTTCTGCATAGGGCATATTATAAAGTATATAGTTCTTTTCTTCTTCTTGTGTAAAATAAGTTCCATCGGGTTTTGTTGTGATTTCATGGTTAAAATACGCGTCATGTGAAAGAACAACCAAGCTGTCTTTAGTTATATGCGTATCCATTTCCAACGTGGTAACTCCCAGGTCGAGTGCTTTCAGCATTGCAGGGATGGTGTTTTCAGGCATTAACCCTCTGCAACCGCGATGACCTTCTTTATCAAAAATAGGTAACATTACAATGCTGTTTGTTTTTAAAGTTTTGCAAGATGATACTAATAGTAATAAAGAAATTATTTTTTTCATACGCCGACAAATTCAGAAAAAGATTTT
The Ferruginibacter albus DNA segment above includes these coding regions:
- a CDS encoding MBL fold metallo-hydrolase RNA specificity domain-containing protein, encoding MKIAFHGAARTVTGSKHLLTLKNGRKILLDCGMYQGLGEETDILNRDWGFDPLEINYLILSHAHVDHCGLIPKLVKEGYRGKIFATPATADLAGILMEDSADIQESGLEFANKQRAKQGLPYLEPLYTLEDAKMARDLFVNVDYDTWYKIEDGIEFCYTDAGHIIGSAVVNLKITENGSTKRLTFSGDVGRYRDVILKSPKVFPQADYIIIESTYGNSLHDDANPTPDSLLQWIEKTCLQKKGKLIIPAFSVGRTQELLYALNQLEMENRLPNLDYFVDSPLSMKATAIVKNYPQYFNAKIQKVLQTDDDPFDFKRLRFIKSVDESKALNFHKEPCVIISASGMAEAGRVKHHISNNIENSRNTILLCGYCEPHSLGGRLKLHPKEVSIFGQEHEVNAEIGEIRSLSAHGDYNDLSQFLACQNPAEVKKLFLVHGEYPVQLEFKNRLVKKGFTDVEIPERHYEIGLT
- a CDS encoding glycerophosphodiester phosphodiesterase family protein, which produces MKKIISLLLLVSSCKTLKTNSIVMLPIFDKEGHRGCRGLMPENTIPAMLKALDLGVTTLEMDTHITKDSLVVLSHDAYFNHEITTKPDGTYFTQEEEKNYILYNMPYAEIKKFDVGLKPHPRFLQQQKIAAYKPLLGELIDSVKRYCQLHDRALPFLNIETKCLPETDNIYHPKPDVFVRLLMNVIIAEKIEPYVIIQSFDPRTIQLIHQQYPKIKTALLVEDYDKRSLNEQLKQLGFNPTIYSPDYSLVNENLLQQCHQQNIKVIPWTVNDKNEIKRLKNLGVDGIITDYPNLF